A genomic window from Chelonia mydas isolate rCheMyd1 chromosome 16, rCheMyd1.pri.v2, whole genome shotgun sequence includes:
- the MIGA2 gene encoding mitoguardin 2 isoform X2 yields MAFQRTEGMSIIQALAMTVAEIPVFLYTTFGQSVFSQLRLSPGLRKVLFATALGTVAIALAAHQLKRRRRRKRQITPEKCGIKPGGVPALSLPTKKVPSVKKGYSSRRVQSPSSKSNDTLSGISSIEPSKHSSSSHSLASIVAVNSSSPTPASTGPWETRAMEDPGAAGDSSAENLYIQGMELFEEALQKWEQALTVRQRNSTSTPVSWDNKKHEEAMSEELPEESQKKEFAEKLESLLHRAYHLQEEFGSTLPSDSMLLDLERTLMLPLTDGSLRLRTDDEDSLTSEDSFFSAAELIDSLQIGKIPFQLSKPAAAYEEALQLVKEGSISCRTLRTELLGCYHDQDFLAKLHCVRQAFQALLQDESNQLFFGEVGKQMVTGLMTKAEKNPKGFLECYEEMLHYALKQDTWPTTQRELEGRGVVCMNFFDIVLDFILMDAFEDLENPPSSVIAVLRNRWLSDSFKETALATACWSVLKAKRRLLMVPDGFISHFYSVSEHVSPVLAFGFLGPKQQLSEVCGFFKHQIVQYLKDMFDLDNVRYTTVQLLAEDILQLSRRRSEILLGYLGSETTPEMNGTLSSENGPLDELN; encoded by the exons ATGGCCTTTCAGAGAACGGAGGGAATGTCCATCATCCAAGCCTTGGCAATGACAGTGGCAGAAATCCCTGTGTTTCTTTACACGACATTTGggcag TCTGTCTTCTCTCAGCTGAGGCTCTCCCCAGGCCTGAGGAAGGTGCTGTTTGCTACGGCTCTTGGGACAGTTGCCATAGCTCTTGCCGCACACCAGCTGAAGCGGCGTCGACGTCGAAAGAGACAGATAACCCCAGAAAAGTGTGGCATTAAACCTGGAGGAGTCCCTGCCCTCTCTTTACCAACCAAGAAGGTCCCTTCAGTGAAAAAAG GATACTCCAGCAGGAGAGTACAAAGTCCTAGCAGCAAGAGCAATGACACACTCAGCGGGATTTCCTCTATTGAGCCAAGCAAACATtccagctcctcccacagcctAGCCTCG ATAGTGGCTGTGAACTCTTCCAGCCCAACACCAGCATCTACAGGGCCCTGGGAGACGAGAGCAATGGAAgatcctggagcagctggtgaCTCTAGTGCTGAAAACCTCTATATTCAAG GGATGGAGCTATTTGAAGAGGCGCTGCAGAAGTGGGAGCAGGCATTGACCGTAAGGCAGAGAAACAGTACTAGCACGCCAGTCTCTTGGGACAACAAAAAACATGAAGAAGCTATGTCTGAGGAGTTGCCTGAG GAGTCCCAGAAAAAGGAGTTTGCAGAGAAGCTTGAATCTCTCTTGCACCGGGCATATCACCTTCAGGAAGAATTTGGGTCAACGCTCCCTTCGGACAGCATGCTGCTAGACCTGG agAGAACTCTCATGCTTCCCCTGACAGATGGGTCACTGAGACTTCGGACAGATGACGAAGACAGTTTGACTTCTGAGGACTccttcttctctgctgcagag CTCATTGACTCCCTCCAGATTGGGAAAATACCTTTTCAGCTTTCCAAGCCAGCAGCTGCATACGAAGAAGCTCTACAGTTGGTGAAAGAAGGGAGCATTTCATGCAGAACACTAAG AACAGAGCTTCTAGGCTGCTACCATGATCAGGATTTCCTGGCAAAGCTGCACTGTGTCAGGCAGGCATTCCAG GCCCTTCTGCAGGATGAGAGCAACCAGTTGTTTTTTGGGGAAGTTGGAAAGCAGATGGTGACAGGATTAATGACAAAGGCTGAGAAG AACCCCAAAGGTTTTCTGGAATGCTATGAGGAGATGCTACATTACGCACTGAAGCAAGACACCTGGCCAACTACTCAGCGGGAACTGGAAGGACGAGGG GTGGTGTGCATGAATTTCTTTGATATTGTGCTGGACTTCATTCTCATGGATGCTTTTGAGGACCTAGAGAACCCTCCTTCCTCTGTCATAGCCGTCCTGCGCAACCGCTGGCTCTCAGACAGCTTCAAGGAGACG gCCCTAGCAACTGCCTGCTGGTCAGTTCTGAAAGCAAAGAGGAGGCTTCTAATG GTACCAGATGGCTTTATCTCTCATTTCTACTCCGTATCGGAGCACGTCAGTCCTGTTCTAGCCTTTGGTTTTCTGGGGCCCAAACAGCAGCTGTCTGAGGTCTGTGGTTTCTTCAAG CACCAGATAGTGCAATATTTGAAGGACATGTTTGACCTGGACAATGTGAGATACACAACAGTGCAGTTGCTGGCAGAAGACATTCTGCAGCTGTCACGGCGGCGCAGTGAGATCCTCCTGGGATATTTGGGTAGTGAGACGACCCCAGAAATGAATGGGACACTGTCCAGTGAAAATGGACCCTTGGATGAGCTCAACTAA
- the MIGA2 gene encoding mitoguardin 2 isoform X1 — MAFQRTEGMSIIQALAMTVAEIPVFLYTTFGQSVFSQLRLSPGLRKVLFATALGTVAIALAAHQLKRRRRRKRQITPEKCGIKPGGVPALSLPTKKVPSVKKGYSSRRVQSPSSKSNDTLSGISSIEPSKHSSSSHSLASIVAVNSSSPTPASTGPWETRAMEDPGAAGDSSAENLYIQGMELFEEALQKWEQALTVRQRNSTSTPVSWDNKKHEEAMSEELPEQESQKKEFAEKLESLLHRAYHLQEEFGSTLPSDSMLLDLERTLMLPLTDGSLRLRTDDEDSLTSEDSFFSAAELIDSLQIGKIPFQLSKPAAAYEEALQLVKEGSISCRTLRTELLGCYHDQDFLAKLHCVRQAFQALLQDESNQLFFGEVGKQMVTGLMTKAEKNPKGFLECYEEMLHYALKQDTWPTTQRELEGRGVVCMNFFDIVLDFILMDAFEDLENPPSSVIAVLRNRWLSDSFKETALATACWSVLKAKRRLLMVPDGFISHFYSVSEHVSPVLAFGFLGPKQQLSEVCGFFKHQIVQYLKDMFDLDNVRYTTVQLLAEDILQLSRRRSEILLGYLGSETTPEMNGTLSSENGPLDELN; from the exons ATGGCCTTTCAGAGAACGGAGGGAATGTCCATCATCCAAGCCTTGGCAATGACAGTGGCAGAAATCCCTGTGTTTCTTTACACGACATTTGggcag TCTGTCTTCTCTCAGCTGAGGCTCTCCCCAGGCCTGAGGAAGGTGCTGTTTGCTACGGCTCTTGGGACAGTTGCCATAGCTCTTGCCGCACACCAGCTGAAGCGGCGTCGACGTCGAAAGAGACAGATAACCCCAGAAAAGTGTGGCATTAAACCTGGAGGAGTCCCTGCCCTCTCTTTACCAACCAAGAAGGTCCCTTCAGTGAAAAAAG GATACTCCAGCAGGAGAGTACAAAGTCCTAGCAGCAAGAGCAATGACACACTCAGCGGGATTTCCTCTATTGAGCCAAGCAAACATtccagctcctcccacagcctAGCCTCG ATAGTGGCTGTGAACTCTTCCAGCCCAACACCAGCATCTACAGGGCCCTGGGAGACGAGAGCAATGGAAgatcctggagcagctggtgaCTCTAGTGCTGAAAACCTCTATATTCAAG GGATGGAGCTATTTGAAGAGGCGCTGCAGAAGTGGGAGCAGGCATTGACCGTAAGGCAGAGAAACAGTACTAGCACGCCAGTCTCTTGGGACAACAAAAAACATGAAGAAGCTATGTCTGAGGAGTTGCCTGAG CAGGAGTCCCAGAAAAAGGAGTTTGCAGAGAAGCTTGAATCTCTCTTGCACCGGGCATATCACCTTCAGGAAGAATTTGGGTCAACGCTCCCTTCGGACAGCATGCTGCTAGACCTGG agAGAACTCTCATGCTTCCCCTGACAGATGGGTCACTGAGACTTCGGACAGATGACGAAGACAGTTTGACTTCTGAGGACTccttcttctctgctgcagag CTCATTGACTCCCTCCAGATTGGGAAAATACCTTTTCAGCTTTCCAAGCCAGCAGCTGCATACGAAGAAGCTCTACAGTTGGTGAAAGAAGGGAGCATTTCATGCAGAACACTAAG AACAGAGCTTCTAGGCTGCTACCATGATCAGGATTTCCTGGCAAAGCTGCACTGTGTCAGGCAGGCATTCCAG GCCCTTCTGCAGGATGAGAGCAACCAGTTGTTTTTTGGGGAAGTTGGAAAGCAGATGGTGACAGGATTAATGACAAAGGCTGAGAAG AACCCCAAAGGTTTTCTGGAATGCTATGAGGAGATGCTACATTACGCACTGAAGCAAGACACCTGGCCAACTACTCAGCGGGAACTGGAAGGACGAGGG GTGGTGTGCATGAATTTCTTTGATATTGTGCTGGACTTCATTCTCATGGATGCTTTTGAGGACCTAGAGAACCCTCCTTCCTCTGTCATAGCCGTCCTGCGCAACCGCTGGCTCTCAGACAGCTTCAAGGAGACG gCCCTAGCAACTGCCTGCTGGTCAGTTCTGAAAGCAAAGAGGAGGCTTCTAATG GTACCAGATGGCTTTATCTCTCATTTCTACTCCGTATCGGAGCACGTCAGTCCTGTTCTAGCCTTTGGTTTTCTGGGGCCCAAACAGCAGCTGTCTGAGGTCTGTGGTTTCTTCAAG CACCAGATAGTGCAATATTTGAAGGACATGTTTGACCTGGACAATGTGAGATACACAACAGTGCAGTTGCTGGCAGAAGACATTCTGCAGCTGTCACGGCGGCGCAGTGAGATCCTCCTGGGATATTTGGGTAGTGAGACGACCCCAGAAATGAATGGGACACTGTCCAGTGAAAATGGACCCTTGGATGAGCTCAACTAA
- the MIGA2 gene encoding mitoguardin 2 isoform X6 — translation MAFQRTEGMSIIQALAMTVAEIPVFLYTTFGQSVFSQLRLSPGLRKVLFATALGTVAIALAAHQLKRRRRRKRQITPEKCGIKPGGVPALSLPTKKVPSVKKGYSSRRVQSPSSKSNDTLSGISSIEPSKHSSSSHSLASIVAVNSSSPTPASTGPWETRAMEDPGAAGDSSAENLYIQGMELFEEALQKWEQALTVRQRNSTSTPVSWDNKKHEEAMSEELPEQESQKKEFAEKLESLLHRAYHLQEEFGSTLPSDSMLLDLERTLMLPLTDGSLRLRTDDEDSLTSEDSFFSAAELIDSLQIGKIPFQLSKPAAAYEEALQLVKEGSISCRTLRTELLGCYHDQDFLAKLHCVRQAFQALLQDESNQLFFGEVGKQMVTGLMTKAEKNPKGFLECYEEMLHYALKQDTWPTTQRELEGRGVVCMNFFDIVLDFILMDAFEDLENPPSSVIAVLRNRWLSDSFKETALATACWSVLKAKRRLLMVPDGFISHFYSVSEHVSPVLAFGFLGPKQQLSEVCGFFKDFQVSGV, via the exons ATGGCCTTTCAGAGAACGGAGGGAATGTCCATCATCCAAGCCTTGGCAATGACAGTGGCAGAAATCCCTGTGTTTCTTTACACGACATTTGggcag TCTGTCTTCTCTCAGCTGAGGCTCTCCCCAGGCCTGAGGAAGGTGCTGTTTGCTACGGCTCTTGGGACAGTTGCCATAGCTCTTGCCGCACACCAGCTGAAGCGGCGTCGACGTCGAAAGAGACAGATAACCCCAGAAAAGTGTGGCATTAAACCTGGAGGAGTCCCTGCCCTCTCTTTACCAACCAAGAAGGTCCCTTCAGTGAAAAAAG GATACTCCAGCAGGAGAGTACAAAGTCCTAGCAGCAAGAGCAATGACACACTCAGCGGGATTTCCTCTATTGAGCCAAGCAAACATtccagctcctcccacagcctAGCCTCG ATAGTGGCTGTGAACTCTTCCAGCCCAACACCAGCATCTACAGGGCCCTGGGAGACGAGAGCAATGGAAgatcctggagcagctggtgaCTCTAGTGCTGAAAACCTCTATATTCAAG GGATGGAGCTATTTGAAGAGGCGCTGCAGAAGTGGGAGCAGGCATTGACCGTAAGGCAGAGAAACAGTACTAGCACGCCAGTCTCTTGGGACAACAAAAAACATGAAGAAGCTATGTCTGAGGAGTTGCCTGAG CAGGAGTCCCAGAAAAAGGAGTTTGCAGAGAAGCTTGAATCTCTCTTGCACCGGGCATATCACCTTCAGGAAGAATTTGGGTCAACGCTCCCTTCGGACAGCATGCTGCTAGACCTGG agAGAACTCTCATGCTTCCCCTGACAGATGGGTCACTGAGACTTCGGACAGATGACGAAGACAGTTTGACTTCTGAGGACTccttcttctctgctgcagag CTCATTGACTCCCTCCAGATTGGGAAAATACCTTTTCAGCTTTCCAAGCCAGCAGCTGCATACGAAGAAGCTCTACAGTTGGTGAAAGAAGGGAGCATTTCATGCAGAACACTAAG AACAGAGCTTCTAGGCTGCTACCATGATCAGGATTTCCTGGCAAAGCTGCACTGTGTCAGGCAGGCATTCCAG GCCCTTCTGCAGGATGAGAGCAACCAGTTGTTTTTTGGGGAAGTTGGAAAGCAGATGGTGACAGGATTAATGACAAAGGCTGAGAAG AACCCCAAAGGTTTTCTGGAATGCTATGAGGAGATGCTACATTACGCACTGAAGCAAGACACCTGGCCAACTACTCAGCGGGAACTGGAAGGACGAGGG GTGGTGTGCATGAATTTCTTTGATATTGTGCTGGACTTCATTCTCATGGATGCTTTTGAGGACCTAGAGAACCCTCCTTCCTCTGTCATAGCCGTCCTGCGCAACCGCTGGCTCTCAGACAGCTTCAAGGAGACG gCCCTAGCAACTGCCTGCTGGTCAGTTCTGAAAGCAAAGAGGAGGCTTCTAATG GTACCAGATGGCTTTATCTCTCATTTCTACTCCGTATCGGAGCACGTCAGTCCTGTTCTAGCCTTTGGTTTTCTGGGGCCCAAACAGCAGCTGTCTGAGGTCTGTGGTTTCTTCAAG GACTTCCAAGTGAGTGGTGTTTAA
- the MIGA2 gene encoding mitoguardin 2 isoform X3, with amino-acid sequence MAFQRTEGMSIIQALAMTVAEIPVFLYTTFGQLRLSPGLRKVLFATALGTVAIALAAHQLKRRRRRKRQITPEKCGIKPGGVPALSLPTKKVPSVKKGYSSRRVQSPSSKSNDTLSGISSIEPSKHSSSSHSLASIVAVNSSSPTPASTGPWETRAMEDPGAAGDSSAENLYIQGMELFEEALQKWEQALTVRQRNSTSTPVSWDNKKHEEAMSEELPEQESQKKEFAEKLESLLHRAYHLQEEFGSTLPSDSMLLDLERTLMLPLTDGSLRLRTDDEDSLTSEDSFFSAAELIDSLQIGKIPFQLSKPAAAYEEALQLVKEGSISCRTLRTELLGCYHDQDFLAKLHCVRQAFQALLQDESNQLFFGEVGKQMVTGLMTKAEKNPKGFLECYEEMLHYALKQDTWPTTQRELEGRGVVCMNFFDIVLDFILMDAFEDLENPPSSVIAVLRNRWLSDSFKETALATACWSVLKAKRRLLMVPDGFISHFYSVSEHVSPVLAFGFLGPKQQLSEVCGFFKHQIVQYLKDMFDLDNVRYTTVQLLAEDILQLSRRRSEILLGYLGSETTPEMNGTLSSENGPLDELN; translated from the exons ATGGCCTTTCAGAGAACGGAGGGAATGTCCATCATCCAAGCCTTGGCAATGACAGTGGCAGAAATCCCTGTGTTTCTTTACACGACATTTGggcag CTGAGGCTCTCCCCAGGCCTGAGGAAGGTGCTGTTTGCTACGGCTCTTGGGACAGTTGCCATAGCTCTTGCCGCACACCAGCTGAAGCGGCGTCGACGTCGAAAGAGACAGATAACCCCAGAAAAGTGTGGCATTAAACCTGGAGGAGTCCCTGCCCTCTCTTTACCAACCAAGAAGGTCCCTTCAGTGAAAAAAG GATACTCCAGCAGGAGAGTACAAAGTCCTAGCAGCAAGAGCAATGACACACTCAGCGGGATTTCCTCTATTGAGCCAAGCAAACATtccagctcctcccacagcctAGCCTCG ATAGTGGCTGTGAACTCTTCCAGCCCAACACCAGCATCTACAGGGCCCTGGGAGACGAGAGCAATGGAAgatcctggagcagctggtgaCTCTAGTGCTGAAAACCTCTATATTCAAG GGATGGAGCTATTTGAAGAGGCGCTGCAGAAGTGGGAGCAGGCATTGACCGTAAGGCAGAGAAACAGTACTAGCACGCCAGTCTCTTGGGACAACAAAAAACATGAAGAAGCTATGTCTGAGGAGTTGCCTGAG CAGGAGTCCCAGAAAAAGGAGTTTGCAGAGAAGCTTGAATCTCTCTTGCACCGGGCATATCACCTTCAGGAAGAATTTGGGTCAACGCTCCCTTCGGACAGCATGCTGCTAGACCTGG agAGAACTCTCATGCTTCCCCTGACAGATGGGTCACTGAGACTTCGGACAGATGACGAAGACAGTTTGACTTCTGAGGACTccttcttctctgctgcagag CTCATTGACTCCCTCCAGATTGGGAAAATACCTTTTCAGCTTTCCAAGCCAGCAGCTGCATACGAAGAAGCTCTACAGTTGGTGAAAGAAGGGAGCATTTCATGCAGAACACTAAG AACAGAGCTTCTAGGCTGCTACCATGATCAGGATTTCCTGGCAAAGCTGCACTGTGTCAGGCAGGCATTCCAG GCCCTTCTGCAGGATGAGAGCAACCAGTTGTTTTTTGGGGAAGTTGGAAAGCAGATGGTGACAGGATTAATGACAAAGGCTGAGAAG AACCCCAAAGGTTTTCTGGAATGCTATGAGGAGATGCTACATTACGCACTGAAGCAAGACACCTGGCCAACTACTCAGCGGGAACTGGAAGGACGAGGG GTGGTGTGCATGAATTTCTTTGATATTGTGCTGGACTTCATTCTCATGGATGCTTTTGAGGACCTAGAGAACCCTCCTTCCTCTGTCATAGCCGTCCTGCGCAACCGCTGGCTCTCAGACAGCTTCAAGGAGACG gCCCTAGCAACTGCCTGCTGGTCAGTTCTGAAAGCAAAGAGGAGGCTTCTAATG GTACCAGATGGCTTTATCTCTCATTTCTACTCCGTATCGGAGCACGTCAGTCCTGTTCTAGCCTTTGGTTTTCTGGGGCCCAAACAGCAGCTGTCTGAGGTCTGTGGTTTCTTCAAG CACCAGATAGTGCAATATTTGAAGGACATGTTTGACCTGGACAATGTGAGATACACAACAGTGCAGTTGCTGGCAGAAGACATTCTGCAGCTGTCACGGCGGCGCAGTGAGATCCTCCTGGGATATTTGGGTAGTGAGACGACCCCAGAAATGAATGGGACACTGTCCAGTGAAAATGGACCCTTGGATGAGCTCAACTAA
- the MIGA2 gene encoding mitoguardin 2 isoform X4: MAFQRTEGMSIIQALAMTVAEIPVFLYTTFGQLRLSPGLRKVLFATALGTVAIALAAHQLKRRRRRKRQITPEKCGIKPGGVPALSLPTKKVPSVKKGYSSRRVQSPSSKSNDTLSGISSIEPSKHSSSSHSLASIVAVNSSSPTPASTGPWETRAMEDPGAAGDSSAENLYIQGMELFEEALQKWEQALTVRQRNSTSTPVSWDNKKHEEAMSEELPEESQKKEFAEKLESLLHRAYHLQEEFGSTLPSDSMLLDLERTLMLPLTDGSLRLRTDDEDSLTSEDSFFSAAELIDSLQIGKIPFQLSKPAAAYEEALQLVKEGSISCRTLRTELLGCYHDQDFLAKLHCVRQAFQALLQDESNQLFFGEVGKQMVTGLMTKAEKNPKGFLECYEEMLHYALKQDTWPTTQRELEGRGVVCMNFFDIVLDFILMDAFEDLENPPSSVIAVLRNRWLSDSFKETALATACWSVLKAKRRLLMVPDGFISHFYSVSEHVSPVLAFGFLGPKQQLSEVCGFFKHQIVQYLKDMFDLDNVRYTTVQLLAEDILQLSRRRSEILLGYLGSETTPEMNGTLSSENGPLDELN, from the exons ATGGCCTTTCAGAGAACGGAGGGAATGTCCATCATCCAAGCCTTGGCAATGACAGTGGCAGAAATCCCTGTGTTTCTTTACACGACATTTGggcag CTGAGGCTCTCCCCAGGCCTGAGGAAGGTGCTGTTTGCTACGGCTCTTGGGACAGTTGCCATAGCTCTTGCCGCACACCAGCTGAAGCGGCGTCGACGTCGAAAGAGACAGATAACCCCAGAAAAGTGTGGCATTAAACCTGGAGGAGTCCCTGCCCTCTCTTTACCAACCAAGAAGGTCCCTTCAGTGAAAAAAG GATACTCCAGCAGGAGAGTACAAAGTCCTAGCAGCAAGAGCAATGACACACTCAGCGGGATTTCCTCTATTGAGCCAAGCAAACATtccagctcctcccacagcctAGCCTCG ATAGTGGCTGTGAACTCTTCCAGCCCAACACCAGCATCTACAGGGCCCTGGGAGACGAGAGCAATGGAAgatcctggagcagctggtgaCTCTAGTGCTGAAAACCTCTATATTCAAG GGATGGAGCTATTTGAAGAGGCGCTGCAGAAGTGGGAGCAGGCATTGACCGTAAGGCAGAGAAACAGTACTAGCACGCCAGTCTCTTGGGACAACAAAAAACATGAAGAAGCTATGTCTGAGGAGTTGCCTGAG GAGTCCCAGAAAAAGGAGTTTGCAGAGAAGCTTGAATCTCTCTTGCACCGGGCATATCACCTTCAGGAAGAATTTGGGTCAACGCTCCCTTCGGACAGCATGCTGCTAGACCTGG agAGAACTCTCATGCTTCCCCTGACAGATGGGTCACTGAGACTTCGGACAGATGACGAAGACAGTTTGACTTCTGAGGACTccttcttctctgctgcagag CTCATTGACTCCCTCCAGATTGGGAAAATACCTTTTCAGCTTTCCAAGCCAGCAGCTGCATACGAAGAAGCTCTACAGTTGGTGAAAGAAGGGAGCATTTCATGCAGAACACTAAG AACAGAGCTTCTAGGCTGCTACCATGATCAGGATTTCCTGGCAAAGCTGCACTGTGTCAGGCAGGCATTCCAG GCCCTTCTGCAGGATGAGAGCAACCAGTTGTTTTTTGGGGAAGTTGGAAAGCAGATGGTGACAGGATTAATGACAAAGGCTGAGAAG AACCCCAAAGGTTTTCTGGAATGCTATGAGGAGATGCTACATTACGCACTGAAGCAAGACACCTGGCCAACTACTCAGCGGGAACTGGAAGGACGAGGG GTGGTGTGCATGAATTTCTTTGATATTGTGCTGGACTTCATTCTCATGGATGCTTTTGAGGACCTAGAGAACCCTCCTTCCTCTGTCATAGCCGTCCTGCGCAACCGCTGGCTCTCAGACAGCTTCAAGGAGACG gCCCTAGCAACTGCCTGCTGGTCAGTTCTGAAAGCAAAGAGGAGGCTTCTAATG GTACCAGATGGCTTTATCTCTCATTTCTACTCCGTATCGGAGCACGTCAGTCCTGTTCTAGCCTTTGGTTTTCTGGGGCCCAAACAGCAGCTGTCTGAGGTCTGTGGTTTCTTCAAG CACCAGATAGTGCAATATTTGAAGGACATGTTTGACCTGGACAATGTGAGATACACAACAGTGCAGTTGCTGGCAGAAGACATTCTGCAGCTGTCACGGCGGCGCAGTGAGATCCTCCTGGGATATTTGGGTAGTGAGACGACCCCAGAAATGAATGGGACACTGTCCAGTGAAAATGGACCCTTGGATGAGCTCAACTAA
- the MIGA2 gene encoding mitoguardin 2 isoform X5, with product MDVYISLSVFSQLRLSPGLRKVLFATALGTVAIALAAHQLKRRRRRKRQITPEKCGIKPGGVPALSLPTKKVPSVKKGYSSRRVQSPSSKSNDTLSGISSIEPSKHSSSSHSLASIVAVNSSSPTPASTGPWETRAMEDPGAAGDSSAENLYIQGMELFEEALQKWEQALTVRQRNSTSTPVSWDNKKHEEAMSEELPEQESQKKEFAEKLESLLHRAYHLQEEFGSTLPSDSMLLDLERTLMLPLTDGSLRLRTDDEDSLTSEDSFFSAAELIDSLQIGKIPFQLSKPAAAYEEALQLVKEGSISCRTLRTELLGCYHDQDFLAKLHCVRQAFQALLQDESNQLFFGEVGKQMVTGLMTKAEKNPKGFLECYEEMLHYALKQDTWPTTQRELEGRGVVCMNFFDIVLDFILMDAFEDLENPPSSVIAVLRNRWLSDSFKETALATACWSVLKAKRRLLMVPDGFISHFYSVSEHVSPVLAFGFLGPKQQLSEVCGFFKHQIVQYLKDMFDLDNVRYTTVQLLAEDILQLSRRRSEILLGYLGSETTPEMNGTLSSENGPLDELN from the exons ATGGATGTCTACATTTCACTG TCTGTCTTCTCTCAGCTGAGGCTCTCCCCAGGCCTGAGGAAGGTGCTGTTTGCTACGGCTCTTGGGACAGTTGCCATAGCTCTTGCCGCACACCAGCTGAAGCGGCGTCGACGTCGAAAGAGACAGATAACCCCAGAAAAGTGTGGCATTAAACCTGGAGGAGTCCCTGCCCTCTCTTTACCAACCAAGAAGGTCCCTTCAGTGAAAAAAG GATACTCCAGCAGGAGAGTACAAAGTCCTAGCAGCAAGAGCAATGACACACTCAGCGGGATTTCCTCTATTGAGCCAAGCAAACATtccagctcctcccacagcctAGCCTCG ATAGTGGCTGTGAACTCTTCCAGCCCAACACCAGCATCTACAGGGCCCTGGGAGACGAGAGCAATGGAAgatcctggagcagctggtgaCTCTAGTGCTGAAAACCTCTATATTCAAG GGATGGAGCTATTTGAAGAGGCGCTGCAGAAGTGGGAGCAGGCATTGACCGTAAGGCAGAGAAACAGTACTAGCACGCCAGTCTCTTGGGACAACAAAAAACATGAAGAAGCTATGTCTGAGGAGTTGCCTGAG CAGGAGTCCCAGAAAAAGGAGTTTGCAGAGAAGCTTGAATCTCTCTTGCACCGGGCATATCACCTTCAGGAAGAATTTGGGTCAACGCTCCCTTCGGACAGCATGCTGCTAGACCTGG agAGAACTCTCATGCTTCCCCTGACAGATGGGTCACTGAGACTTCGGACAGATGACGAAGACAGTTTGACTTCTGAGGACTccttcttctctgctgcagag CTCATTGACTCCCTCCAGATTGGGAAAATACCTTTTCAGCTTTCCAAGCCAGCAGCTGCATACGAAGAAGCTCTACAGTTGGTGAAAGAAGGGAGCATTTCATGCAGAACACTAAG AACAGAGCTTCTAGGCTGCTACCATGATCAGGATTTCCTGGCAAAGCTGCACTGTGTCAGGCAGGCATTCCAG GCCCTTCTGCAGGATGAGAGCAACCAGTTGTTTTTTGGGGAAGTTGGAAAGCAGATGGTGACAGGATTAATGACAAAGGCTGAGAAG AACCCCAAAGGTTTTCTGGAATGCTATGAGGAGATGCTACATTACGCACTGAAGCAAGACACCTGGCCAACTACTCAGCGGGAACTGGAAGGACGAGGG GTGGTGTGCATGAATTTCTTTGATATTGTGCTGGACTTCATTCTCATGGATGCTTTTGAGGACCTAGAGAACCCTCCTTCCTCTGTCATAGCCGTCCTGCGCAACCGCTGGCTCTCAGACAGCTTCAAGGAGACG gCCCTAGCAACTGCCTGCTGGTCAGTTCTGAAAGCAAAGAGGAGGCTTCTAATG GTACCAGATGGCTTTATCTCTCATTTCTACTCCGTATCGGAGCACGTCAGTCCTGTTCTAGCCTTTGGTTTTCTGGGGCCCAAACAGCAGCTGTCTGAGGTCTGTGGTTTCTTCAAG CACCAGATAGTGCAATATTTGAAGGACATGTTTGACCTGGACAATGTGAGATACACAACAGTGCAGTTGCTGGCAGAAGACATTCTGCAGCTGTCACGGCGGCGCAGTGAGATCCTCCTGGGATATTTGGGTAGTGAGACGACCCCAGAAATGAATGGGACACTGTCCAGTGAAAATGGACCCTTGGATGAGCTCAACTAA